A section of the Myxocyprinus asiaticus isolate MX2 ecotype Aquarium Trade chromosome 22, UBuf_Myxa_2, whole genome shotgun sequence genome encodes:
- the rlim gene encoding E3 ubiquitin-protein ligase RLIM — protein sequence MEGQDNADQVGSDQSEIQRRRQLDRLAREEAFYQFVNNLSEEDYRLMRDNNLLGTPGEITADELLSRLRQVKDGPEPPSSGTTEERSEGPSATESEGTEENPSGETLLDWLNTVRQTGNTTRSGYRGNQSWRAVSQTNPNSGDFRFSLEINVNRNLAEQQTQTERLEGGQEQPDVPMSDPESLVEMAEVVEEPVLDELAVIVDPELQVPSTLSLNRDNRAPTPPASTPPASTPPASTPPASTPPASTPPASTPPASTPPASTPPASTPPILPPVEQPRRGQIRARSRSPEQRRTRARTARGRSPLNLERLDGLPPTQHGLPNRNSETLPEVEGSSRTRQLFLSRQSTVEAESQESGAEAPEAPQEREAPAGEAGASGRRPPTIMLDLQVRRVRPGEYRQRDSIANRTRSRSQTSNNTLLYETERGGFRRTFSRSERAGVRTYVSTIRIPIRRISDTGLGEATSLALQSMIRQIMTGFGELSYFMDSDYSESSREDNPSADLVDALGNPDASTETASSEADSFVPGAGSSDQDGLEARTEEMEVEGGVPGAATPLENRARPRAPISLDETGSLPFLRLAHFFLLNEDDDDQPRGLTKEQIDNLSTRNFGESDALKTCSVCITEYAEGNKLRKLPCSHEYHVHCIDRWLSENSTCPICRRAVLVSTNRESVV from the exons GTGAAATTACAGCAGACGAACTGTTGAGTCGTCTTCGGCAAGTCAAGGATGGCCCTGAGCCGCCGAGCAGTGGCACCACTGAGGAGAGGAGTGAAGGGCCAAGTG CAACAGAGTCAGAGGGCACTGAGGAAAACCCCAGTGGGGAGACTCTTCTGGACTGGCTTAACACAGTACGACAGACGGGTAATACAACAAGGAGCGGTTACCGGGGTAACCAGTCATGGCGGGCTGTAAGCCAAACCAATCCCAACAGCGGAGATTTCCGCTTCAGCTTGGAGATCAATGTCAATCGCAACCTAGCTGAACAGCAAACGCAGACCGAGAGACTGGAAGGGGGCCAGGAACAACCAGATGTCCCCATGTCTGATCCTGAAAGTCTTGTGGAGATGGCAGAGGTGGTTGAGGAACCAGTGCTGGATGAGTTGGCTGTTATAGTAGATCCAGAGCTACAAGTTCCCAGCACCCTGTCTTTAAACAGGGACAATAGGGCACCAACTCCGCCAGCTTCAACTCCGCCAGCTTCAACTCCGCCAGCTTCAACTCCGCCAGCTTCAACTCCGCCAGCTTCAACTCCGCCAGCTTCAACTCCGCCAGCTTCAACTCCCCCAGCTTCAACTCCCCCAGCTTCAACTCCCCCAATCTTGCCTCCAGTGGAGCAACCACGCAGGGGTCAAATAAGGGCTCGCAGCAGAAGCCCAGAGCAGCGACGGACAAGGGCTCGCACTGCAAGAGGTCGTTCACCTCTCAACCTCGAAAGATTGGATGGACTTCCTCCTACTCAGCATGGACTACCTAATCGCAATTCGGAGACCCTTCCTGAGGTGGAGGGAAGCTCAAGGACTCGGCAACTGTTTTTGTCTCGGCAGAGCACCGTAGAAGCTGAATCTCAAGAATCGGGAGCAGAAGCCCCCGAGGCACCACAGGAAAGAGAGGCACCTGCTGGAGAAGCAGGAGCTTCAGGTCGACGTCCTCCAACCATAATGCTGGACTTGCAGGTACGTAGGGTACGTCCTGGAGAGTACCGTCAGAGAGACAGCATTGCCAACCGGACAAGGTCTCGGTCGCAGACCTCCAACAACACTCTATTATATGAGACTGAGCGTGGGGGCTTCCGCCGGACCTTCTCCCGTTCTGAACGGGCGGGAGTGAGGACGTACGTCAGCACCATCCGCATTCCTATTCGCAGGATCTCAGATACCGGACTTGGGGAAGCCACTTCTCTGGCTCTGCAGTCCATGATTCGGCAGATCATGACTGGCTTCGGGGAACTTAGCTACTTTATGGACTCGGACTACTCTGAGTCGAGCCGTGAAGACAACCCATCAGCAGACCTTGTGGATGCACTGGGCAATCCTGATGCTTCTACTGAAACTGCTTCTTCTGAAGCAGATTCCTTTGTTCCTGGAGCTGGAAGCTCTGACCAGGATGGTTTGGAGGCACGGACAGAGGAAATGGAAGTGGAAGGTGGAGTGCCCGGCGCTGCAACTCCTCTTGAAAACAGAGCCAGACCACGTGCACCCATTAGCCTGGATGAGACTGGATCTCTTCCCTTTCTACGACTTGCGCACTTCTTCTTGCtaaatgaggatgatgatgatcaGCCTAGAGGCCTCACCAAAGAACAGATCGACAACCTCTCCACGCGAAACTTTGGCGAGAGCGATGCGCTTAAAACCTGCAGTGTCTGCATTACGGAGTACGCCGAAGGCAACAAGTTGCGGAAGTTGCCCTGCTCGCATGAGTACCATGTGCACTGTATTGACCGCTGGCTTTCAGAAAACTCAACCTGCCCGATCTGCCGCAGGGCGGTTCTTGTGTCCACCAACCGAGAGAGTGTCGTCTAG